GATGCTTGGCATAAATTCGGATGCCTGCATCGAAAGTTCCCGGTTCGGTAGGAAGCATAATTATGGTATAGATGGCACGAGAGCCATGCACGGAAGTGAGGTCGAACTGCTGCTTGTATTTTATGGTGGTTTTATTCCCGTCGATAGGGTTTGCAACTACCAACTCCACTCCAACTTCCTCGGGTTTTAGATCAATCACGTCGAGTTCTACACTCGCGCAATATTTTTCACCTACCACAATGTTCTCCTGGTTGGTTTCAAACTGCTTAACGCTTATCACTTCAATGTCGTTCCAGCTGCGCACCATCCGTTTTTTCCATCCGGCCAGCTCCTTTGCCAGTTGAAAGTCATTTGCCTTCATCCTAGTGTAGCGTTCGGATAGCTTATGGTAGTACTGATTTTCGTAATCGGTAAGCATTCTTCGAGTGGTAAACTGGGAGGCCACCTCCGCAATGGATTTTTTAATGAACCCAACCCATTTCTCGGGAATATTTTCCTTGTTTACGTCATAGTAGGCCGGCACGATCTCGTTTTCGAGGAGCGTGTATATGGTTTCTGCGTCGAGCTCATCTTGATAATCTTCATTATCGTAGATTTGCTCCTCGGGCAGTGCCCATCCGGCCCCTTCCTTGTAACCTTCGCACCACCATCCGTCGAGAACGCTAAAGTGGAGCACCCCGTTCATTACGGCTTTTTGTCCCGATGTTCCGGATGCCTCCATAGGGCGTGCGGGGTTGTTTAGCCAAATATCGACTCCCTGCACCATATGGCTTGCGAGATCCATATTGTAGTTTTGAAGGAAGAGAATTTTACCCTGAAACTGAGGCATCTTCGAAATCTCAATAATTCGCTTGATGAGATCTTGCCCCATTTTGTCGTTGGGGTGAGCCTTTCCTGCGAAAAGAAACTGAACTGGTTTTTCCGAGTTGTTGATGATCTTTGAAATGCGGTCGATATCGCGGAAGAGGAGGGCCGCTCGCTTGTAGGTGGCAAACCTTCGGGCAAACCCAATGGTGAGAATGTCGTCGCGAAGTTTTTCCTTAACGTCGAATACCATTTTAGGGTTTTCGTATTTGATCACGAGCGGATTGGCTAATCGTTCCTTGATATAGGCAATTAAGCTCTGCTTAAGGCTACACCTTATCTCCCATATTTTCGTGTTTGGAACATCGTAAATACTATTCCAGAGGGTAGGTGTTTCGTTTGAGGCAATCTCGCTTGAGACCCCGCTCAATTCGGAGAGATGTTTCCATAATGGGGATGTCCAGGTAGGGTAGTGTACTCCATTGGTAACATATCCAATGTGGAGCTCTTCCTCAAAGTAACCAGGCCACATGTCCTTGAAAACCTCTCGGGATACCTTCCCGTGCAGGCGCGACACTCCATTTACCTCCTGCGATAGGTTGGTGGCGAGGTAGCTCATGGAGAACAGTTCGTTTGGATTTCCGGGGATAACCTTACCAAGGTTCACCAGCTGATCCCATGAAATTTTCATGCGTTCCGGATAGTGTGCAATGTAGGTTCGCAGAAGGTTCTCGGGGAAGGCATCGTGACCTGCCGGCACTGGTGTGTGCGTGGTGAAGAGCGAGGATGACCTTACAACCTCCAGCGCTTCGGGGAATGATAGCTTCTCCCTATTTACAAGGTTGTTGATTCGTTCAAGGCCAATCATGGCTGCATGACCTTCGTTGCAGTGGTATACATCGGCTTTTATTCCAAGCGTTTTTAGCGCTCTAATGCCTCCAACTCCGAGTAGCAACTCCTGTTTTAGCCTGTTCTCGAGATTACCACCGTAAAGTTGGTGGGTTACGCTTCTGTCTTCGGGTAGGTTCTCGTCGAAGTCGGTATCGAGGAGGTAAAGATCGGTGCGACCAACCTCTGCTTTCCAAATACGAACGCTTAGGTTACGACCCGGAAGTGCGATTTTGATTACCTTTTGATGGCCGTGCGAGTCGCGGACGGGAGAAACGGCAATCTTCGAGAAATCTTGCGTGTCGAGTGCTGCAATTTGCTGACCCGTAGACGAGAGTTGCTGGTGGAAGTATCCGTAGCGGTAGAGTAAACCAACGGCAACAATGTCGGTATTTTTATCACTGGCCTCCTTTAAATAATCACCAGCTAGAATCCCCAATCCGCCGCTGTATATCTTAAGAGAACTGTGAATACCATACTCCATGCTGAAGTAGGCTATTCGTGGACCTTCTCTATGTTCCTTGGGAGCCATATATGTTTTGAAACGAGCATGTACGTCCTCCATCTTTTTAAGAAAGGCGGCGTTACGCTCTAGCTCTTTGTATAGCTTTAGGGGCAGTTTTTCCAGTAGTGCGATTGGACTCTTCATTGCCTCTTTCCACAGGTCGGGGTCAATGTTGCTAAAAAGTTCGATAGCATCTTGGTTCCAGCACCACCAGTAGTTTCTTGCCAACTCTTCGAGCGCAGCGAGCTTCTCTGGGAGGTTCTTTTGAACCATGATTCGGGTCCAAATAGGCTTGAGTATCTCCGGACGCTTTTCGATCACGGGTATAGGCTCCATGCTTACGTGATCGTCCAGTTGCTGACTTCTAACGATAATCTGTTCTAGCGCAAAGTCGTAAGCGTTATGATAGTGTTCAATAAGGTTTTTCCAAAGTGCTATGTTAGAAACATCGGAGGCATTTTGTTTGAGTGGCTCCATCTCTTGTCGGGAAAGGTTGCTGAAGTTCTTCATTTTCTCCACAAGATGATTCACTACCTCCTCGTCGTTGGAGTCGGTCCGTTCTATTACCTCAATCCCGGGGTGCGCCGATGCCTCGTGTGTGTTTACCCAAAGGCCAAATCCGGCAAGGGTTGTGGTAATGGTTGGGATTCGAAAGGCTAAACTTTCCAGCGGAGTATATCCCCAAGGTTCATAGTACGATGGGAATACGGAGAGGTCTAGCCCAATGAGCATATCGTAGTAGGTCTTGTTGAATATTCCATCGTTACCATCGAGGTAGCAGGGAACAAAAAAGAGTTTGACCTTGTTGTCTGGGGCGTTGTTGAGTCCTAGTTCTGTGGCCTTCTTTAAAATTGGATCGTATTCCGGGTCGGAAAGGTAGTGTGTAAGAAGTGTGTTACCAACTGGGATGGGGTTTTCACCCGTTTTATCCATTAGGTTATGAAATACATCCTTGCGGGCGCCTTGGTGTGCTCCAGGAACAAGTATAAATGCAACGATGTTTTTCTGAAGGGTTTCTTCGTGGTTAAGGCGGCCTAAACTATCCAGAAATAGGTCGATCCCTTTATTGCGGAACTCATATCGTCCGCTTATGCCAACCAAGAGGGAATCCTTAGGGATATCGTAACCTACCAATGCTTCGGCTACTTCATAGAATTTAACTCGAGCTTCAACCTTGCGCAATTTGAATTCCTCCTCATCACTGGGTAGAAAGTTGGGTTCAAATCCATTGGGGGTAACCTCGTTAACTTCTTTTCCAAGGAAGGCCTTGCACTCTCGAGCGGTTAGTTCGCTCACCGTAGTGAAGACATCGGCATTTTGGGCCGAGAGTTTTTCCATGGAGTGCTTCGATTCAATGTTGAAATCTCGGGCCTTTGCCTCGGGGTTATACTTTTCCATGTTGTCGTATAGCGGCAGATTGTTGCCAGCAATGGACCGTCCGAGAACCGTGGCATGGGTGGTAAAGGCTGTTGCCACATGTGGCAAATTCGATTTGAGGTAGAGCAATCCGGCACCAGTCATCCACTCATGAAAATGGGCAATAACCTGATGTCCGCGACTGAGAAAGAAGCGATAGAAACTTTCAATTACTTTGCCCGAAGCATATCCAAAAAGAGAAGCCTCCACGTAGTCCCATTGACCGGTAATTGAATCGAGCCGATAATCTTCCCAAAATTTCTTGAAAATATCGTCGCGCTGAGGCATAAATGTGGTAAAGTCCACGAGAATAGCAATAGGCTTTCCGGTGATATTCCAGCGGCCAATCTTGATGCGTAATCCCTCTGCTGCGGCTTTCTCTCTCCATCCTTTAAATAGTTGTTTGTCCTCAATGAATTCCGGATTTACGGTCGTGTGCCGCCACACATCGGGCCCAATAAGAATGTGATTGTTCTTGAGTTCGTCGGCAAGCGTTAGTGCTTTTGTGGCAATAACGGTATGGATCCCCCCCACCTTATTACAAACTTCCCAGCTAACTTCAAATAGATAATCGGGTTTCCTTTGATTCTCGTTCTTCATAGTCTACTACTCTTTGTTGCTCTTCTTTGTTGTTTTCGTGCCAGCTTTCGTCTCAGTCTTAGCTGGTTTTGTCTTCGTCTCTGCCGAAGTTTTTGCTTTTTTAGGCACGTTGCTACTACTCGCTGCCTTAGAAACAGATGTTGGCGCTGTTTTAGCTCTCGCTGGTGCTTTAGTCTTTGTGGATTTCATCTCTTTTTTGATAGAAGTAACTATCACGGTGCCTTTTGCTCGTTTAAGGTCCTTGCTTGTAACTTCTTTCAGTAAGTTGATTTTTTCCTGGTATTCGTCAATTAACTTCAATGCATCAGATTGGGAAAGGGTGTGGGCATGAAGCGATTCGATCCGAGTTTTTAAATGATTCTCAATGCGTAAAATAAAATCACTAAGTACATTCATATAGTTTATGAATGCTTCGTAGGGGGAGTCGTATGGATTGAAGTATTTGTGAACGTCTCCATCCGAAAACCATTTCGTACACATGTAGTAAAAGTGGTCGCTTTCCTGAAGCAATTTCCAATCGTGCTTTATTTCAGGATCCTCCGATTGGTCTACCAATGGTTTCAGTGAGTATAGTTTCTCAAATGCTTCATCTTGGAGGTCGTTGCCCAACCAAGCGGTAAGGTCGCGCTCCTCGTCGGCCCATGAAATAGGGTGTTCTACATGCATTACACCAATTGGTTGATGCTTTGCTGCCACTTCCGATGGGGTTAAAAATTCGAAGTTTGTTTTTGAAAACACTTTCTCTGGGAGGTGGCGCATGAATTCAAAAATCCCGGTCTCTGCCCACTGGTGTTCACCAAAGGTTTCGTAGTCTAGGAAGATGTTTACAACTTCATCTTTTGCGTTGATGTCGTTAATCCATTTAGTATACTTATCGGTGGTGAGTGGCCATTCACTCCAACTTTTGTTGGAGAATCGGAAGGCGATATCGTCGCTAAGCCTAGAGTTCTTGAGCAGAAGTTTCAGTTTTGGATTAATTGCATTAGCGTAGAGGTAGTTCGAACTTTTCCAACCCAAGACGTGCTTTGCTCCCTCTGTCAGCATTGCTTTGTAGCCCATATCGGCAACCACTTCGCCAATGAGATCGCTATAGATAAGTTCGGTGTTGCGGAACACTTTAGGCGTTTGGCCGAAAAGTTCTTTAATCATTGCACTATGCTCTTTCACCTGGCTCTCGAACTCTTCTCGGCTTTTTAGAGCAGAGAGGGAATGGGAGTATGTTTCAGCAATAAATTCGACGCATCCTGTTTGAGCCAATTCTTTAAAGCTATCCAACACATCGGGTGCATACATCTTAAACTGGGTAAGTGCTACACCCGAGATGGAGTAGCTAATCTTAAACCGTTTTCCATATTCCCTTATGAGGTCCAACATCAGTTGGTTGGCGGGTAGATAGCACTTTTCGGAGATCTTACGAATAAGGGTACGGTTGGCGTACTCATCGTAGTAGTTATGGTCGTTGCCAATATCAAAGAATCTGTAGCGACGAAGTCTAAAAGGTTGATGTACCTGAAAGTAAAAGCAAATAGTTCTCATAGCTGTATCTCTTTGATTAATCGTTCAATACTGATTCGTAAACCTCTTTGACTTTGTGGGCTGCCTGATCCCACTTTAGGCTGGTAACTTCCTCTTGTCCATAACGGCGGAAAAGGCTGGAGAGGCCATCGTAAGTCACCAGCCCATATATTGCATCGGCGAGGGCTTCCACGTCCCAGAAGTCGATCTTGATGGCGTGGCGTAGGATCTCTGCCACACCGCTCTGTTTGGAGATAATAACGGGAACATTTGCTCGCATGGCCTCCAAGGGCGATATTCCAAATGGTTCCGAAACAGACGGCATTACGTATACATCGCTTTGGGAGAACATCCTTTGAACGTCGGCACCTTGAAGAAATCCGGTGAAGTGGAACCGTTCGCTCATGCGCAGGTGGGCAACTCGTCGCACCATTCGGTTCATCATATCACCGCTTCCGGCCATTACAAATCGAACGTTGGGGCATTTTTGCAGCACTAGGTGAGCCGCTTCCACAAAGTAATCGGGCCCTTTTTGGTAGGTGATCCTACCTAGGAAGGTGACAATCTTCTCAGGGAGTACCTTGGGAAATTCCAAGGCCTGGTTTTCATCCATGTTGAAATCTACCGCATTGTGTACCGTTACCACCTTGTCGGGGTTAATTCCATACCGGTTGATAACAATGTTGCGGGTGAGGTTGCTCACGGTTATT
The sequence above is a segment of the Williamwhitmania taraxaci genome. Coding sequences within it:
- the glgP gene encoding alpha-glucan family phosphorylase; this encodes MKNENQRKPDYLFEVSWEVCNKVGGIHTVIATKALTLADELKNNHILIGPDVWRHTTVNPEFIEDKQLFKGWREKAAAEGLRIKIGRWNITGKPIAILVDFTTFMPQRDDIFKKFWEDYRLDSITGQWDYVEASLFGYASGKVIESFYRFFLSRGHQVIAHFHEWMTGAGLLYLKSNLPHVATAFTTHATVLGRSIAGNNLPLYDNMEKYNPEAKARDFNIESKHSMEKLSAQNADVFTTVSELTARECKAFLGKEVNEVTPNGFEPNFLPSDEEEFKLRKVEARVKFYEVAEALVGYDIPKDSLLVGISGRYEFRNKGIDLFLDSLGRLNHEETLQKNIVAFILVPGAHQGARKDVFHNLMDKTGENPIPVGNTLLTHYLSDPEYDPILKKATELGLNNAPDNKVKLFFVPCYLDGNDGIFNKTYYDMLIGLDLSVFPSYYEPWGYTPLESLAFRIPTITTTLAGFGLWVNTHEASAHPGIEVIERTDSNDEEVVNHLVEKMKNFSNLSRQEMEPLKQNASDVSNIALWKNLIEHYHNAYDFALEQIIVRSQQLDDHVSMEPIPVIEKRPEILKPIWTRIMVQKNLPEKLAALEELARNYWWCWNQDAIELFSNIDPDLWKEAMKSPIALLEKLPLKLYKELERNAAFLKKMEDVHARFKTYMAPKEHREGPRIAYFSMEYGIHSSLKIYSGGLGILAGDYLKEASDKNTDIVAVGLLYRYGYFHQQLSSTGQQIAALDTQDFSKIAVSPVRDSHGHQKVIKIALPGRNLSVRIWKAEVGRTDLYLLDTDFDENLPEDRSVTHQLYGGNLENRLKQELLLGVGGIRALKTLGIKADVYHCNEGHAAMIGLERINNLVNREKLSFPEALEVVRSSSLFTTHTPVPAGHDAFPENLLRTYIAHYPERMKISWDQLVNLGKVIPGNPNELFSMSYLATNLSQEVNGVSRLHGKVSREVFKDMWPGYFEEELHIGYVTNGVHYPTWTSPLWKHLSELSGVSSEIASNETPTLWNSIYDVPNTKIWEIRCSLKQSLIAYIKERLANPLVIKYENPKMVFDVKEKLRDDILTIGFARRFATYKRAALLFRDIDRISKIINNSEKPVQFLFAGKAHPNDKMGQDLIKRIIEISKMPQFQGKILFLQNYNMDLASHMVQGVDIWLNNPARPMEASGTSGQKAVMNGVLHFSVLDGWWCEGYKEGAGWALPEEQIYDNEDYQDELDAETIYTLLENEIVPAYYDVNKENIPEKWVGFIKKSIAEVASQFTTRRMLTDYENQYYHKLSERYTRMKANDFQLAKELAGWKKRMVRSWNDIEVISVKQFETNQENIVVGEKYCASVELDVIDLKPEEVGVELVVANPIDGNKTTIKYKQQFDLTSVHGSRAIYTIIMLPTEPGTFDAGIRIYAKHPELPNRMDFSLVRWI
- a CDS encoding polysaccharide deacetylase family protein, with product MRTICFYFQVHQPFRLRRYRFFDIGNDHNYYDEYANRTLIRKISEKCYLPANQLMLDLIREYGKRFKISYSISGVALTQFKMYAPDVLDSFKELAQTGCVEFIAETYSHSLSALKSREEFESQVKEHSAMIKELFGQTPKVFRNTELIYSDLIGEVVADMGYKAMLTEGAKHVLGWKSSNYLYANAINPKLKLLLKNSRLSDDIAFRFSNKSWSEWPLTTDKYTKWINDINAKDEVVNIFLDYETFGEHQWAETGIFEFMRHLPEKVFSKTNFEFLTPSEVAAKHQPIGVMHVEHPISWADEERDLTAWLGNDLQDEAFEKLYSLKPLVDQSEDPEIKHDWKLLQESDHFYYMCTKWFSDGDVHKYFNPYDSPYEAFINYMNVLSDFILRIENHLKTRIESLHAHTLSQSDALKLIDEYQEKINLLKEVTSKDLKRAKGTVIVTSIKKEMKSTKTKAPARAKTAPTSVSKAASSSNVPKKAKTSAETKTKPAKTETKAGTKTTKKSNKE
- a CDS encoding glycosyltransferase family 4 protein, with the protein product MRALMFGWEFPPHITGGLGTACQGLVQGLAKEGVEVLFVVPKAYGDEDQTSAKIVNAGDVTVNSETSSIEEFWNKVLFMEVESNLIPYVSPEEFRRMVEESFLNKKVTSTQTTEGKFKFSGKYGTDLMEEVTRYALVAATLAMQNEFDVIHAHDWLTYPSGIAAKRVSGKPLVIHVHATEYDRSGENVNPGVWNIEKKGMEEADKIITVSNLTRNIVINRYGINPDKVVTVHNAVDFNMDENQALEFPKVLPEKIVTFLGRITYQKGPDYFVEAAHLVLQKCPNVRFVMAGSGDMMNRMVRRVAHLRMSERFHFTGFLQGADVQRMFSQSDVYVMPSVSEPFGISPLEAMRANVPVIISKQSGVAEILRHAIKIDFWDVEALADAIYGLVTYDGLSSLFRRYGQEEVTSLKWDQAAHKVKEVYESVLND